In Xenopus tropicalis strain Nigerian chromosome 5, UCB_Xtro_10.0, whole genome shotgun sequence, one genomic interval encodes:
- the dse gene encoding dermatan-sulfate epimerase isoform X3 — MGLSVHSQPSAHQLCGPANWKFGHDESRYDATLQSTPPPDFGTPQLHYFEDWGVVTYGSSLPAEINRPFLSFKSGKLGGRAIFDIVHKNKYKDWIKGWRNFNAGHEHPDQNSFTFAPNGFPFITEALYGPKYTFLNNALMFSPSVSESCFAPWQGQVTEDCTSKWLKYKQGEAADSQGRVVAAVEKSGVVFIRGEGVGAYSPNLKLKSVQRNLILLHPQLLLLVDHIHLDRGSTLEATSSFFHNVDMPFEATSIDSVHGAIIRHRDGMYKMYWMDDTGQSEKAVIASTSYPQGYPYNGTNYVNVTTYLRKPITRAIYVFIGPSVDVESFSVHGDYQQVDVYLATSEHAYAAYIFTGETPSQSIYAKVVADRQKFVFDKTSSIGSSSPEEVKDYSAIVEQNLQHFKPVFQEMEKQILSHVKNTASFRKTAERLLRFSDKRNTEEAIEKIFSVSQQQKQQGKTKKIRKATRNDKFINAVPDLFAQIEVNEKQTRQKAMALAQSELPVNEEEEMKDLLDFVDKPQVKQKSVSVSKHVSPHMLTTFHSGTSISDSYTRLFLILNISIFMVLLVLQLSRFLKPKGMQQKRCLYAILTLDFCILMWLYLSCYQSQC, encoded by the coding sequence gtatgatGCAACTTTACAGTCTACTCCTCCACCTGATTTTGGCACACCTCAGCTGCACTACTTTGAAGACTGGGGTGTAGTGACTTATGGAAGTTCCCTACCTGCGGAAATTAACAGACCTTTTCTTTCCTTTAAATCAGGAAAGCTTGGAGGCCGTGCTATATTTGACATTGTTCACAAAAATAAGTACAAAGACTGGATTAAAGGATGGAGAAATTTTAATGCTGGACACGAGCATCCAGATCAAAACTCTTTTACATTTGCTCCTAATGGATTTCCCTTTATAACTGAAGCTTTATATGGACCAAAATATACTTTCTTAAATAATGCTTTAATGTTCTCGCCTTCTGTGTCCGAGAGCTGCTTTGCTCCATGGCAAGGTCAGGTAACAGAAGACTGTACTTCTAAATGGCTAAAATACAAACAAGGGGAAGCTGCAGACTCTCAAGGAAGGGTGGTAGCTGCTGTGGAAAAATCTGGGGTTGTTTTTATCAGGGGTGAAGGGGTTGGAGCCTACAGTCCTAACTTGAAATTGAAAAGTGTTCAAAGAAATCTTATCCTGCTACATCCACAGTTGTTACTTCTTGTAGACCATATTCACTTAGACCGTGGCAGCACTCTGGAAGCAACTTCCAGCTTTTTCCACAATGTGGATATGCCTTTTGAGGCAACCTCCATTGATAGTGTCCATGGAGCAATAATTAGGCACAGAGATGGAATGTATAAGATGTACTGGATGGATGACACTGGTCAGAGTGAGAAAGCAGTCATTGCTTCAACTTCTTACCCACAGGGTTATCCATACAATGGAACTAATTATGTGAATGTCACAACATACCTCAGGAAACCTATCACAAGAGCCATATATGTTTTTATAGGACCTTCTGTGGACGTTGAGAGCTTTAGTGTCCATGGAGATTATCAGCAAGTTGATGTGTATCTTGCTACCAGTGAACATGCATATGCTGCTTACATTTTCACAGGAGAAACACCTAGCCAGTCCATCTATGCTAAAGTCGTTGCAGATAGACAGAAATTTGTCTTTGACAAGACCTCCTCCATCGGGAGCTCTTCTCCAGAGGAAGTTAAAGATTATTCTGCGATTGTAGAGCAGAATCTCCAGCACTTTAAGCCGGTTTTTCAGGAAATGGAGAAGCAAATTCTGTCTCATGTTAAAAACACGGCCAGCTTTAGAAAGACAGCTGAACGTCTGCTTAGGTTTTCAGATAAAAGAAACACGGAGGAGGctattgaaaaaatattttcagtatCTCAGCAACAGAAGCAGCAAGGCAAAACCAAAAAAATCAGGAAGGCCACAAGAAATGACAAATTTATAAATGCTGTACCAGATTTATTTGCAcaaatagaagtcaatgagaagcAGACGCGCCAAAAAGCTATGGCTCTGGCACAGAGTGAACTTCCAGTCAATGAAGAAGAAGAAATGAAAGACCTTTTGGACTTTGTAGATAAACCTCAAGTCAAGCAAAAATCTGTTTCTGTTAGCAAACATGTATCCCCTCACATGTTAACGACTTTCCACAGCGGGACTTCTATTTCGGACTCCTACACCAGACTGTTTTTAATTCTAAACATTTCCATCTTCATGGTCCTGTTAGTGCTACAGCTATCTCGGTTCCTGAAGCCAAAGGGTATGCAACAGAAAAGATGTCTGTATGCTATACTCACATTGGATTTTTGTATATTGATGTGGCTGTATTTATCATGTTATCAGTCTCAATGTtag